A stretch of DNA from Candidatus Neomarinimicrobiota bacterium:
GTGGGTGTTGTCTCATTCGTAAAGCTCGATCTTGAGCAGTGGATCGGCCGTATCGGTTATACCATCTCGAAACAGTTCTGGGGTCGCGGCTACGGCACTTCGGCAGTGGCGGAACTGACGCGGCTGATCTTTACCCTATCGGATACCGAACGGATCGAAGCGGAGTGTTCAGTTCACAATCCGGCGTCGTGGCGCGTACTGGAAAAGAACGGCTATCATCTGGAAGGGACGAAGCGGGGCTATCTGGAGATCGGAGGCGAGAGAGTCGATCATCACAGTTTTGGCATCCTCAAGGATGATTGGGAAACTCTGATTGATAATTA
This window harbors:
- a CDS encoding GNAT family protein, with protein sequence MTEPSLPAVRLKFIDEDDLEFWEALVSQPEARQHQPLNERHLQQLRQELGCYSETDLSSPVHREYKWVVMDESTDSPVGVVSFVKLDLEQWIGRIGYTISKQFWGRGYGTSAVAELTRLIFTLSDTERIEAECSVHNPASWRVLEKNGYHLEGTKRGYLEIGGERVDHHSFGILKDDWETLIDN